CGATGGCAGATGCTTTGTTTTAAAGCCATGCGCTTTGCATCCCTTTGGAAAACGGGGGTCCCATGTTACATAGTAATACTTGCAGGCACTGCAGTTAATACGCTTTGATTCCATGCGGGTGCCTCCTCTTTAGGATAAAGTCCAGTCAACTGGTTCAATATCATTCTCTTTCAGGAATTCATTGGCCTTCGAAAACGGTCTGCTGCCAAAAAATCCGCGATGCGCCGATAGTGGACTTGGATGTGGAGCCTTAATGACAAAATGCTTCATTTCATTAATGAGACCCTCTTTTTGCTGGGCCGGTTTCCCCCACAAAATAAACACCATGGGCTCATCCCTCTCACCCAGCAATTCAATGGCTTTATCCGTTATCCGCTCCCAGCCCTGATTCCGGTGAGAATGCGCCTGTCCTTCACGCACGGTTAAAACCGTATTTAATAATAACACACCTTCTTCCGCCCATTTCGTGAGATCACCATGACGGGGAGGTTGAATCCCAAGATCCTCTTCCAGCTCTTTATAAATGTTCTGAAGTGACGGCGGAATTCTGACACCTTTTTGCACAGAGAAGCTCAGCCCGTGCGCCTG
The sequence above is drawn from the Jeotgalibacillus aurantiacus genome and encodes:
- a CDS encoding uracil-DNA glycosylase, translated to MESKRINCSACKYYYVTWDPRFPKGCKAHGFKTKHLPSLEVFRASGQPCYAFEKKILKEKGRG
- a CDS encoding uracil-DNA glycosylase, whose amino-acid sequence is MAVKINNDWQELLQDEFEQPYYKELRAFLKKEYGSETIFPPMNHIFEAFQRTPFHKVKVVILGQDPYHGQGQAHGLSFSVQKGVRIPPSLQNIYKELEEDLGIQPPRHGDLTKWAEEGVLLLNTVLTVREGQAHSHRNQGWERITDKAIELLGERDEPMVFILWGKPAQQKEGLINEMKHFVIKAPHPSPLSAHRGFFGSRPFSKANEFLKENDIEPVDWTLS